The following proteins are encoded in a genomic region of [Eubacterium] hominis:
- a CDS encoding toprim domain-containing protein, with translation MKHIKPKDLAEIKKIDLLTYLGNYQPDRLKKISHDTYCIKDHESLHISNGLWHWQSMGIGGRSALDFLMKVDNYSFLDAAEILLQKTKAKEPVYVAYSAKEENKKLHLPTPSSTNEKAICYLVERGIDEEIIQDCINNHVIYESKYINPNTKIIYTHVTFIGYDKQNHIPKYANIRSVENDFKGDVYGSDKRFCFSIQPHILSKELHIFESAIDTLSYATLLKMNGKDYRSIHLLSLGGVAIPRKDTTEDLKLPVALTQYLEDFPEIKSLVLHLDNDKAGRLSAKNIQKKLWYMDIKDCISCYGKDVNDELIVRLGKQIQSKNQQRMMQER, from the coding sequence ATAAAACATATCAAACCAAAGGATTTAGCAGAAATAAAAAAGATAGATCTGTTGACCTATTTAGGCAATTATCAACCCGATCGATTAAAGAAAATATCACATGATACCTACTGTATTAAAGACCATGAGAGCCTGCATATTTCAAATGGCTTATGGCACTGGCAGTCAATGGGCATCGGAGGACGAAGTGCATTGGACTTTTTAATGAAGGTGGATAACTACTCTTTTTTAGATGCAGCTGAGATCTTATTACAAAAAACAAAAGCAAAAGAGCCTGTTTATGTTGCCTATTCAGCAAAGGAAGAAAATAAAAAACTTCACCTTCCTACTCCATCTTCTACCAATGAAAAAGCAATTTGTTATCTTGTAGAACGTGGAATTGATGAAGAAATCATTCAAGACTGTATCAATAATCATGTCATTTATGAAAGCAAATATATCAATCCAAATACTAAAATCATATATACACATGTAACTTTTATTGGCTACGATAAACAAAATCATATCCCAAAGTATGCCAATATACGAAGTGTTGAAAATGATTTTAAAGGCGATGTCTATGGCAGTGATAAACGGTTTTGTTTCTCTATTCAACCTCATATTTTATCAAAAGAGTTGCATATTTTTGAGTCAGCCATTGATACTTTATCTTACGCAACATTATTAAAAATGAATGGAAAGGATTATCGAAGTATTCATCTTTTATCATTAGGTGGGGTTGCGATTCCACGAAAAGATACAACAGAGGATTTAAAATTACCGGTTGCCTTGACACAGTATCTTGAAGATTTTCCAGAAATAAAAAGTCTTGTACTTCATCTTGATAATGATAAAGCAGGACGACTTTCTGCGAAAAATATTCAGAAAAAATTATGGTACATGGATATAAAAGATTGTATTTCTTGTTATGGAAAAGATGTAAATGATGAGTTGATCGTGCGATTAGGAAAACAAATTCAATCGAAAAATCAACAAAGAATGATGCAAGAACGATGA
- a CDS encoding ATP-binding protein, protein MFKRKIYSKIKEWKSSSDGKTALLIEGARRVGKSTVVEEFAKNEYATYILIDFSTASNTIKELFEDMSDLNYFFLQLQLQYHVELETRKSVIIFDEVQLCPKARQAIKALVKDGRYDYIETGSLISIKKNVKDILIPSEERKLQMHPMDYEEFLWALGDSTTMKLLKGVFESKKSFGDQLNRKLLRDFRLYMLVGGMPQAVHEFITTNNFKKVDDVKRDIINLYEDDFRKIDSTGRLAMLFEAIPSQLNKNAKGFQTKKVLNSYKTTDTTILSLVSELKDSKVVSVAYHANNPDIGLSAYKDLNQFKLYMADTGLFVTLQFKDKDFTENIIYEKLLNDKLATNLGYLYENAVAQILTATGNDLFYYTFYQQEQKRNYEIDFVISKRNKICPIEVKSSRYKVHASLDVFYEKFSDRILNRYIIHTKDVSKDKDILCLPIYLTQFISQKEEN, encoded by the coding sequence ATGTTTAAAAGAAAAATATATTCAAAAATTAAGGAATGGAAAAGTAGTTCTGATGGGAAAACAGCATTATTGATCGAAGGGGCAAGACGTGTAGGAAAATCAACAGTTGTAGAAGAATTTGCAAAAAATGAATACGCAACTTATATTCTAATTGATTTTTCGACAGCTTCAAATACTATAAAAGAATTATTTGAAGATATGTCCGATCTAAATTATTTTTTTCTACAACTTCAGTTACAATATCATGTTGAATTGGAAACGAGAAAATCAGTTATCATCTTTGATGAAGTTCAATTATGTCCAAAAGCAAGACAAGCAATTAAGGCATTAGTTAAAGATGGAAGATACGATTATATAGAAACCGGATCTTTGATCTCTATAAAAAAGAATGTAAAGGATATTTTAATTCCAAGTGAGGAAAGAAAACTTCAGATGCACCCAATGGATTATGAGGAATTTTTATGGGCTCTTGGTGATTCAACGACAATGAAATTATTAAAAGGTGTCTTTGAATCTAAAAAGTCATTTGGCGATCAATTAAACAGAAAGTTATTACGAGATTTTAGACTTTACATGCTTGTTGGAGGTATGCCACAAGCAGTGCACGAATTTATAACCACAAATAACTTCAAAAAAGTAGATGATGTAAAAAGAGATATTATCAATTTATATGAAGATGATTTTAGAAAGATTGATTCAACAGGACGATTAGCAATGCTATTTGAAGCAATCCCCTCACAGTTAAATAAAAATGCAAAAGGTTTTCAAACTAAAAAAGTATTAAATTCTTATAAAACAACAGATACCACTATTTTAAGTTTAGTATCAGAATTAAAAGACTCTAAAGTAGTATCGGTTGCATATCATGCAAATAATCCAGATATTGGTTTATCGGCATATAAAGATTTAAATCAATTTAAATTGTATATGGCAGATACTGGCTTATTTGTAACTTTACAATTTAAAGATAAGGATTTTACAGAGAATATCATTTATGAAAAATTATTGAATGATAAGTTAGCAACAAATTTAGGCTATCTTTATGAAAATGCAGTTGCACAAATTTTAACCGCAACAGGAAATGATTTATTTTATTATACTTTTTACCAACAAGAACAAAAAAGAAATTATGAGATAGATTTTGTAATTTCAAAAAGAAATAAGATATGTCCAATTGAGGTAAAATCCTCAAGATACAAAGTTCATGCTTCTCTTGATGTATTTTATGAGAAATTTTCTGATCGAATATTAAATCGCTATATTATTCATACCAAAGATGTATCTAAAGATAAGGATATTTTATGCCTACCAATTTATTTGACACAGTTTATTTCCCAAAAAGAAGAAAATTAA
- a CDS encoding winged helix-turn-helix transcriptional regulator, translating into MYISNDCVFPSDWTKDNLMRRHASRPYNPNIANTFFRAGYVEVWGRGIQKICEACGELGAPMPEYEITSEFITISLKALNNKKRDVGLDVGLDVGLDVGLENKILSIIRSNPQITQKEIAIHLSVTERTVQRIFKKLSKDKTIERIGGKRFGQWIIKK; encoded by the coding sequence ATGTATATAAGTAATGATTGCGTCTTTCCAAGTGATTGGACAAAAGACAACCTAATGCGTCGCCATGCATCAAGACCATATAATCCAAATATTGCTAATACATTTTTTAGAGCGGGCTATGTGGAAGTTTGGGGAAGAGGTATTCAGAAAATATGTGAAGCATGTGGTGAACTTGGAGCACCTATGCCTGAATACGAAATTACGTCTGAGTTCATTACAATCAGTCTAAAAGCTCTTAATAATAAAAAACGAGATGTCGGTCTAGATGTCGGTTTAGATGTCGGTTTGGATGTCGGTTTGGAAAATAAAATATTAAGTATTATTCGCTCAAACCCTCAAATAACACAAAAAGAAATTGCTATACATTTATCAGTAACAGAGCGTACAGTTCAAAGAATTTTTAAGAAGTTAAGTAAGGATAAAACTATTGAACGAATTGGAGGAAAACGCTTCGGTCAATGGATTATCAAAAAATAA
- the mobC gene encoding plasmid mobilization relaxosome protein MobC, whose amino-acid sequence MRKRNISVITRLNKKEQQHLKAMVKRSGLSQEAYIRHLINGVIPNDAPSPDYFSMMKELHAIGNNLNQIASKAHRLNVIDVQEYDKAVRLFEKTVKDITNAVITPRKY is encoded by the coding sequence ATGAGAAAAAGAAACATTTCAGTTATCACTAGACTGAATAAAAAAGAACAACAACATTTAAAAGCGATGGTCAAAAGATCTGGTTTATCTCAAGAAGCCTATATTCGTCATCTGATAAATGGTGTCATTCCTAACGATGCTCCATCACCTGATTATTTTAGTATGATGAAAGAACTTCATGCGATTGGTAATAACTTAAATCAGATTGCATCGAAAGCACATCGCTTAAATGTGATTGATGTTCAGGAATATGACAAAGCAGTTCGTCTGTTTGAAAAAACAGTAAAAGATATTACGAACGCTGTTATCACACCTAGAAAATATTGA
- a CDS encoding relaxase/mobilization nuclease domain-containing protein, producing the protein MATTAIWKVKGWLGKVLIYAENPEKTDNPAFYQNDNLTQEEKQGLHDVIHYAMREEATTSTTLQERFVSGVNCSPNTAREEMLAVKNRYGKNEGIVAFHGYQSFAENEITPEMAHEIGVRLANELWGDRFQVIVATHLDKEKHLHNHFVLNSVSFIDGYRYNDCKATYQKMRDTSDRLCKEYNLSVIEDPKRKQSKHYAEWKAENDGVLTARGMIKNDIDEAIATSISDKQFFYKLREKGYYIKQGKDITVRPIGKERGIKIARHFGEAYTYQAICQRILANPLPTQRKTPSMKKSVHVLRLHGTLSKQRKIGGLRGRYLYYCFKLGILPKNNSISPARMHFLLKEDIRKMENISQETKLLCVNKIDTSEQLFSYQSQKKEEMQDLMTTRKHLRYRLRRKTLTEEEKQELKHEIADLSKQIEALRKEVILCDDIADRSQVIKEKIEIIQQNEQPKRKEEKVNEHRRRSS; encoded by the coding sequence ATGGCTACTACTGCAATTTGGAAAGTGAAAGGCTGGTTAGGAAAAGTTTTGATCTATGCAGAAAATCCTGAAAAGACAGATAATCCTGCTTTTTACCAAAATGATAATTTAACCCAAGAGGAAAAACAAGGACTGCATGATGTTATCCATTATGCAATGAGAGAGGAAGCAACCACTTCCACTACTCTACAAGAACGATTTGTCAGTGGTGTGAATTGTTCACCAAACACCGCAAGAGAAGAAATGCTCGCAGTAAAAAATCGTTATGGGAAAAACGAAGGTATCGTTGCATTTCATGGGTATCAATCTTTCGCAGAAAATGAAATCACTCCAGAAATGGCACATGAAATTGGTGTAAGGTTAGCCAATGAATTATGGGGAGATCGTTTCCAAGTAATTGTCGCAACACACTTAGATAAAGAAAAGCATTTGCATAATCATTTTGTCTTAAATTCAGTTTCTTTCATTGACGGATACCGATACAACGATTGTAAAGCTACCTATCAAAAAATGCGTGATACTTCAGATCGATTATGCAAAGAATACAATTTATCTGTCATTGAAGATCCAAAAAGAAAACAGTCAAAACATTATGCTGAATGGAAAGCTGAAAATGATGGTGTTCTTACTGCACGAGGTATGATTAAAAATGATATAGATGAAGCAATTGCGACTTCCATTAGTGATAAACAATTTTTCTATAAGCTAAGAGAAAAAGGTTATTACATTAAACAAGGAAAAGACATTACCGTTCGTCCTATTGGAAAAGAAAGAGGAATCAAGATTGCTCGTCATTTTGGTGAAGCATACACTTATCAAGCTATTTGTCAAAGAATATTAGCCAATCCACTGCCTACTCAAAGAAAAACACCAAGTATGAAAAAATCTGTCCATGTACTAAGACTGCATGGCACTTTGTCAAAACAAAGGAAAATCGGTGGTCTGAGAGGTCGTTATCTTTATTACTGTTTTAAGTTAGGAATTTTACCTAAAAACAATTCCATTTCCCCTGCAAGAATGCACTTCTTATTAAAAGAAGATATACGGAAAATGGAAAATATCAGTCAGGAAACAAAGCTGCTTTGTGTCAATAAAATTGATACTTCTGAGCAGCTTTTTTCATATCAATCACAAAAGAAAGAAGAAATGCAAGACCTTATGACAACTCGCAAACATCTTCGTTATCGTTTAAGAAGAAAAACACTAACTGAAGAAGAAAAGCAAGAGTTAAAACATGAGATTGCAGATCTTTCTAAACAGATTGAAGCATTACGAAAGGAGGTGATACTGTGCGACGATATTGCCGATCGTTCGCAAGTGATCAAAGAAAAAATAGAAATTATCCAACAAAATGAACAACCAAAAAGAAAGGAGGAAAAAGTCAATGAACACAGGCGGAGAAGCAGCTGA
- a CDS encoding type IV secretory system conjugative DNA transfer family protein, translated as MKEDKNETYLVLFLAGVIPVVWLALLFAPYLYGGLSNNFSQLTFALNHPFQIQWVKDSPRTILFFLGIYAMGIAIYYSTKKNYRRGEEHGSAKWGSVKKVNQKYASSKTSDDKIFTQNVRVSYNSRKHRRNLLSMVVGGSGAGKTRFYAKPNLLQANTSFVVLDPKGELTRDTAYMLENLGYEIRVLDLINMDKSYCYNPFAYLRTDNDVQKLVTNLFKATTPKGSQSQDPFWDTAASMLLLSLIFYLKYEAPEDEQNFPMVMEMLRAGEVHEDDDYYQSPLDQLFYRLEMREPDHIAVKYYKDYHSGSAKTLKSIQITLAARLEKFNLEAVAKLTATDELDFTSLGERKVALFAIIPDNDTSFNFLISMLYTQLFQQLFWLADTVYQGTLPVHVHLLMDEFANVSLPDDFDKILSVMRSREVSVSIILQNMAQLKALFEKQWESIAGNCDEFLYLGGNEQSTHKYVSELLGKSTIDTNTYGKSTGHSGNYSTNYQNTGRELLTPDEVRMLDNELAILFIRGERPIIDKKYDIMKHPHIDMTPDGHGKEYHHGVVSEAVAAITFTKDLSSAKEIETEETYILLSDEEIEEIQNRQSNSN; from the coding sequence GTGAAGGAAGATAAGAATGAAACATATCTTGTTCTTTTTCTTGCCGGAGTGATTCCTGTTGTTTGGTTAGCATTGTTATTTGCACCTTATCTTTATGGTGGTTTATCTAATAACTTTTCACAACTCACATTTGCACTTAATCACCCTTTTCAAATTCAATGGGTTAAGGATAGTCCCCGCACTATCCTTTTCTTTTTGGGAATTTATGCAATGGGGATTGCCATATACTACTCCACTAAGAAAAATTACCGACGTGGAGAAGAACATGGATCTGCAAAATGGGGATCGGTGAAAAAGGTCAATCAAAAATATGCCAGTTCAAAAACAAGTGATGATAAAATTTTTACCCAAAATGTTCGTGTCAGTTACAACAGCAGAAAACATCGAAGAAATTTGCTTTCTATGGTAGTGGGTGGTTCTGGTGCTGGTAAGACAAGATTTTATGCCAAGCCTAATTTACTGCAAGCTAACACTTCTTTTGTCGTACTAGATCCAAAAGGAGAACTCACTCGTGATACTGCTTATATGTTGGAAAATCTAGGATATGAAATTCGTGTTCTTGATTTAATCAACATGGATAAGTCATACTGTTACAATCCCTTTGCTTATCTTAGAACAGATAATGATGTACAGAAATTAGTAACAAATCTCTTTAAGGCAACAACTCCCAAAGGTTCGCAAAGCCAAGATCCGTTTTGGGATACAGCTGCTAGTATGTTACTGTTATCGTTGATCTTTTATCTTAAATATGAAGCACCTGAAGATGAACAAAATTTTCCGATGGTTATGGAAATGCTTCGTGCTGGCGAAGTCCACGAAGATGATGACTATTATCAATCTCCACTAGATCAGTTGTTTTATCGTTTGGAAATGCGAGAGCCTGATCATATCGCAGTGAAGTATTATAAAGACTATCATTCCGGTTCAGCGAAAACTTTAAAAAGTATTCAAATCACACTTGCGGCTCGATTAGAAAAATTCAATCTTGAAGCAGTCGCTAAACTGACCGCAACCGATGAACTTGACTTTACTTCCTTAGGAGAACGAAAAGTTGCATTGTTTGCGATTATCCCAGATAACGATACTTCCTTTAATTTTCTTATCAGTATGCTATATACCCAACTGTTTCAACAGTTGTTTTGGTTAGCAGATACCGTTTATCAAGGGACATTGCCTGTTCATGTTCATCTGCTTATGGACGAATTTGCCAATGTGAGTTTACCTGATGACTTTGATAAGATACTTTCTGTCATGCGTTCAAGAGAAGTATCCGTATCCATCATTCTTCAAAATATGGCACAGTTAAAGGCTTTATTTGAAAAACAATGGGAAAGCATAGCAGGCAATTGTGATGAGTTTTTATATTTAGGGGGAAATGAGCAAAGCACCCATAAATATGTATCTGAGTTGTTAGGAAAATCTACGATTGATACGAATACCTATGGGAAAAGTACAGGACATAGTGGCAATTATTCAACCAATTATCAAAATACAGGACGTGAACTATTAACGCCTGATGAAGTGCGTATGTTGGATAATGAACTGGCAATTTTATTTATTCGTGGCGAACGACCGATCATAGATAAAAAATATGACATTATGAAACACCCTCATATTGATATGACTCCAGATGGACATGGAAAGGAATATCATCATGGTGTTGTAAGTGAAGCAGTCGCAGCAATAACTTTTACAAAAGATCTCTCATCTGCAAAAGAAATAGAAACAGAAGAAACGTACATTCTTTTGAGTGATGAAGAAATTGAAGAAATACAAAATAGACAATCAAACAGCAATTAA
- a CDS encoding glutamyl-tRNA amidotransferase, which produces MKHLKMSKKMKCLFTVYAVLVCCMTFGALPVYAADDPLTVVNNLSDFIFGLIRAVGMILLGFGIVQIGLSLKSHDASQRANGFLTLAGGVIITFAKEILNIITGG; this is translated from the coding sequence ATGAAACATTTAAAAATGTCAAAAAAGATGAAATGTCTTTTTACTGTTTATGCAGTTTTGGTTTGTTGCATGACATTTGGTGCATTACCTGTCTATGCAGCAGATGATCCACTTACCGTAGTCAATAATCTAAGTGATTTTATCTTTGGATTGATTCGTGCAGTGGGCATGATTTTATTAGGTTTTGGAATCGTACAAATTGGTCTTTCTTTAAAGAGCCACGATGCCAGTCAAAGGGCGAATGGGTTTTTAACACTTGCAGGAGGTGTAATTATTACCTTTGCAAAAGAAATCTTAAATATCATCACAGGCGGATAA
- a CDS encoding adenine methyltransferase → MEKQKKYQVIYADPPWKYYVYSKKGLGRSAEHHYPTMSIDEIKKLPIQEIAEKDCMLFLWVTFPTLLESFEVIRAWGFQYKTVAFVWIKQNKKSDGLFWGMGYWTRANAEICLLATKGHPKRVSKRVHQVVISHIEEHSKKPNEVRNRIVELTGDVPRIELFARQTYEGWDAWGNEVQSDIAFDKENGDDEIGIG, encoded by the coding sequence GTGGAAAAACAAAAGAAATATCAAGTCATTTATGCTGATCCACCTTGGAAATATTATGTCTATTCCAAAAAAGGACTAGGAAGAAGTGCAGAACATCATTACCCTACGATGTCGATTGATGAAATTAAAAAGTTGCCCATTCAAGAGATTGCAGAGAAAGACTGTATGCTTTTTTTATGGGTAACTTTCCCTACTCTTTTAGAATCTTTTGAAGTCATTCGTGCTTGGGGATTTCAATATAAAACAGTTGCTTTTGTTTGGATCAAACAAAACAAAAAAAGTGATGGTTTATTTTGGGGTATGGGCTATTGGACAAGAGCAAATGCAGAAATATGCTTGCTTGCAACCAAAGGACACCCTAAGCGAGTATCCAAAAGAGTACATCAAGTTGTCATATCTCATATCGAAGAACACAGCAAAAAACCAAATGAAGTGAGAAACCGAATTGTTGAATTGACCGGTGATGTGCCACGCATTGAATTGTTTGCTCGTCAGACATATGAAGGTTGGGACGCATGGGGAAATGAAGTACAAAGTGATATTGCATTTGACAAAGAGAATGGAGATGATGAAATTGGAATCGGATAA
- a CDS encoding PrgI family protein, giving the protein MEVKVNKEIRNYTESMYFGLSLRQFIFSILACVCAVGFYFIFKPYFGLETLSWLCILSAAPFAALGFISYNGMTAEKFIWVWLKSEVLIPKQIKFESNNYYWECIQPFLEEKRKEELKHD; this is encoded by the coding sequence ATGGAAGTAAAAGTAAATAAAGAAATACGAAATTATACAGAGTCCATGTATTTTGGACTTTCCTTAAGACAATTTATTTTTTCAATATTAGCCTGCGTATGTGCCGTAGGTTTTTATTTTATCTTTAAACCTTATTTTGGTTTGGAAACATTGTCATGGTTATGTATTCTAAGTGCTGCTCCTTTTGCGGCACTTGGATTTATTAGCTATAACGGTATGACTGCCGAAAAATTTATATGGGTATGGTTAAAGTCAGAAGTCCTGATCCCTAAACAAATCAAATTTGAAAGCAATAATTATTATTGGGAATGTATCCAACCATTTTTAGAAGAAAAACGCAAGGAGGAGTTGAAACATGATTAA
- a CDS encoding ATP-binding protein, protein MIKTLSSINKQEKEKFKIPKKVQHIILIETIWKDGIFKVGKNKFSMTYKFTDINYATASREDKEAMFLEYSELLNSFDSGATTKITIALRRLNQIDFEKEILLPLKEDRFDIYRKEYNQMLLDKAMGTNGMVREMYVTISVFKKSYEDARTYFRRVTTDLTSHFARLGARCTPLDTTERLRILHDFYRLGEEVNYTMDLARLMKRGHDFKDYICPDSFEFKKDHFKMGNRYGRVLFLKDYASYIKDNMIAELTDMNHNMMMSIDVIPIPTDEAVREVENRILGVETNATNWQRRQNANNNFSAVLPYDLEQQRKETKEFLDDLTTRDQRMMFAVLTFVLTADTKKQLDTDTETLQTIARKHLCQIVPLHFQQMDGLNTVLPIGVRKIHALRTLTTESLAVLCPFRVQEIMDKNGIYYGENAISHNLIMVNKENLLNQSAFLLGVPGAGKSFSAKELIVFLALATNDDILVCDPENEYSSLIKALGGEVIHIAAGSDDHINALDMVEGYGDGGNPIVDKSEFVLSLFEQLDKKGLGSKEKSIIDRCVAYVYEDYQNGGKLPTLCVLREKLLEQPEKEAESLALSLELFTNGSLNAFAHKTNVDTNNRIIVYDIMDLGKQLKTMGLLVITDAMINRVTDNWRKGIRTHLFIDEFHVVFENEYSGAFFNSAWRRFRKRNAYPTAITQNVEYLLDSVLASTMLSNSEFVVMLNQAPQDRQKLAKLLNISDEQMSYITNADAGCGLIKYGSSLVPFINRFPKDTLLYQLMTTKPTDTHHQNKGVK, encoded by the coding sequence ATGATTAAGACGCTTTCTTCAATTAACAAACAAGAAAAAGAAAAATTTAAAATACCGAAAAAGGTACAACATATTATCCTTATTGAAACCATATGGAAAGATGGCATATTCAAAGTAGGCAAAAACAAGTTTTCTATGACTTATAAATTTACGGATATTAACTATGCGACCGCTTCTCGTGAGGACAAGGAAGCCATGTTTTTGGAATATTCAGAATTGTTAAATTCGTTTGATAGTGGCGCTACAACTAAGATTACGATTGCCCTTAGACGATTAAATCAGATAGATTTTGAAAAAGAAATCTTACTGCCTTTAAAAGAGGATCGTTTTGATATTTATCGCAAAGAGTATAATCAAATGTTACTAGATAAAGCGATGGGAACAAATGGTATGGTGCGTGAAATGTATGTAACTATATCTGTATTTAAAAAGAGTTATGAAGATGCAAGAACTTACTTTCGTCGAGTAACAACAGATTTAACTTCTCATTTTGCACGATTGGGTGCCAGATGTACCCCACTAGATACCACTGAACGACTTCGTATCTTACATGATTTTTACCGTTTAGGTGAAGAAGTCAATTATACAATGGATTTAGCAAGGCTCATGAAACGAGGACATGATTTTAAAGATTATATCTGTCCTGATAGTTTTGAATTTAAAAAAGATCATTTTAAAATGGGAAATCGTTATGGACGAGTTTTATTTTTAAAAGATTATGCTAGTTATATCAAAGATAATATGATTGCGGAACTAACGGATATGAATCACAATATGATGATGTCCATTGATGTGATTCCAATTCCTACCGATGAAGCAGTACGAGAAGTTGAAAATCGTATATTAGGTGTAGAAACAAATGCGACAAATTGGCAAAGACGACAAAATGCAAATAATAACTTCAGTGCTGTGCTTCCTTATGATTTAGAACAACAAAGAAAAGAAACGAAAGAATTTTTAGACGATTTAACCACAAGAGATCAAAGAATGATGTTTGCAGTTTTAACCTTTGTATTAACTGCGGATACAAAGAAACAACTTGATACTGATACCGAAACTCTACAAACGATTGCACGAAAACATCTTTGCCAAATCGTACCGTTGCATTTTCAACAAATGGACGGTTTGAATACGGTATTACCAATCGGAGTGAGAAAAATTCATGCCCTTCGTACTTTAACAACAGAAAGTTTAGCGGTGCTATGCCCTTTTAGGGTACAGGAAATTATGGATAAGAATGGAATTTATTACGGTGAAAATGCCATTTCTCATAATTTGATTATGGTTAATAAAGAAAATTTATTAAATCAATCGGCCTTTTTACTTGGTGTTCCCGGTGCCGGAAAATCATTCAGTGCAAAAGAACTGATCGTCTTTTTAGCCCTTGCGACCAATGATGACATCTTAGTCTGCGATCCCGAAAATGAGTATAGTTCTTTAATAAAAGCATTAGGTGGAGAAGTAATTCATATTGCCGCTGGAAGTGATGATCATATCAATGCTTTGGATATGGTAGAAGGCTATGGTGATGGAGGAAATCCAATCGTCGATAAGTCTGAATTTGTTTTATCTTTATTTGAGCAGTTAGATAAAAAAGGACTTGGATCAAAAGAAAAATCAATCATCGACCGTTGTGTAGCTTATGTCTACGAAGATTATCAAAATGGTGGAAAACTTCCAACTTTATGTGTTTTAAGAGAAAAATTGTTAGAACAACCGGAAAAGGAAGCAGAAAGTCTAGCTTTATCTTTAGAATTATTTACGAACGGATCATTAAATGCGTTTGCTCATAAAACGAATGTTGATACGAACAATCGTATCATCGTATATGACATCATGGACTTAGGTAAACAGTTAAAGACAATGGGATTATTGGTCATTACTGATGCGATGATCAATCGTGTAACAGATAACTGGCGTAAAGGGATTCGTACTCACTTGTTTATTGATGAATTTCATGTTGTTTTTGAAAATGAATATTCAGGTGCATTCTTCAATAGTGCATGGCGAAGATTTAGAAAACGAAATGCATATCCAACAGCCATTACACAAAATGTTGAGTATTTATTAGATTCCGTATTAGCAAGTACGATGTTATCGAACAGTGAATTTGTTGTGATGTTAAATCAAGCACCACAAGACCGTCAAAAACTTGCGAAACTGTTAAATATATCTGATGAGCAGATGTCGTATATTACCAATGCCGATGCAGGTTGTGGACTGATTAAGTACGGAAGCTCATTAGTCCCATTTATCAATCGTTTCCCTAAAGATACGCTACTCTATCAGTTAATGACAACCAAGCCAACAGATACCCATCATCAAAACAAAGGAGTGAAATAA